The genomic DNA GTTTAGACTTAGACAAAAGTATAAAACTAGAAAAACTAAATCCTTGGAAGAAGTTTCAAGAGGAAAGAAGAGAGCGTGGACAAAGTTTAGGTAGGGAGAGATGATATGGATTTAATAATAGCTGAAAAAAAGAGCGTTGCTGAGGCTATAGCAGAAGCTTTAGGTGGCTTTGAAAAAAGTAACGGATACTTTGAAAGTGACAGTTCTATTTTAACTTGGGCAAGTGGACACCTTCTTGAACTAAAAGAACCTCAGGAGATAGATGAAAAGTTTAAAACTTGGAAGCTGCTAGATTTACCCATAAGAATTGATGAAACTTGGGAACGAAGACCAAAGTTTTACAACATAGGAGGTGGCTTATCAAAGGAGGAGAAAGAGCGATTAGAAAATAGTCAAAAAGTTATAGATAGACAACTGGGGTTAATCGAAAGATTTTTGTTGAGTAAAATGATAAAAAAAGTGATTCATGCAGGAGATCCTGATTCAGAGGGACAGCTGCTAATTGATGAACTAATAGAGTATTTTAAATGTGAAAAACCAGTTATGAGGGTACTAATAAATGATAATAATGCCAATAAAGTAAGGGAATCTTTTAAAAAGATGGAGTCTAATGAAAAGTATGTACCTCTTGGAAAAGCTGCTTATGCTAGAAGTTTAGCTGATATGTATCTTGGGGTTAACGCCAGTAGATTTTTTACATTAAAAGCCAATATGAATGAGGGAAGAGTTGTTGTGGGAAGAGTAAAATCTCCTGTTCTTGGGCTAATTGTAAATAGGTATCTAGAGATTAAAAATCATGTAAAATCTAATTACTACATATTAGAAAAAAGTGTAGAGGTTGGAAATGAAAAAGTAAAGCTAAAATTAAATCTTGTGCCACCTAAGGAGATTCTATCAGATGGAAAGGTTGTTGATAAAGTTCTATTAGAGGGTTTAGATAAAGAGATAAAGGGTATTCAAAACCTTTTAGTATCTAAAGAGATAGTTAAAAAAGAACCTCCACTACCATTTAATCTAATAGAGCTGCAACAATATTGTAATAAAAAGTGGAGCTATGAAAGTGATAGAGTTATGAGAATAACTCAAGATTTAAGAGATAAATATAAAGCTATAACTTATAACCGTTCTGACTGCCAGTACTTATCTTTAGAGCATTTTAAAGAAGCACCTCAGTTGATGGAAAGAGTTTTTAAAAACTTGGATATTAAAGTGGAGAAGATGGATTATACAAAGGTTTCAAAGTGTTTTAACGATGATTTGGTAACTGCACACCATGGAATAATACCTACAAATGCAACTGTAGATTTAAAAAGATTAACTGAAGAGGAAAGAAATGTCTACCAGATTATCTGTAAATACTATATAGTTCAGTTTTTAGAACCTATGACTATGGAGAAAACTTTGGGAGAAATAAGGGTTTCAAATGGTTTAATTCTAAGGGGTACATCTAGTAAAACTTTAAATTATGGATATAGAGAATTTTTAGATGATAGAGACTCTGAAGAGGAAAAAGAGGAATGTAGCTCTCTAAGCTCTTTAGATAGGGCAGAATACGAGTGTGAAATTATCGATGGCGAAATACTAGAGAAAGAAACTACGCCAAAAAAACAGTATACTGAGGCCTCTCTGCTTAAAGATATGACCTCTATATCAAAATATGTGAAAGATATTAAATTAAAAGAGGCTCTAAAGAATAAGGATAAAGGCAAAAAAGGGGAGAACGGTGGCATAGGAACTCCAGCTACTCGTTCAACTGTTATAAAGGACCTTTTTAGAGATAGGTATGTGGAGTTAAAGGGAAAGGAGATAGTTCCTACAGAGCTGGGATTAAAGGTTTATGAATATATAGCTGATGAGGTTAAAACTGCCAATGTAACAGCTGAGTGGTGGCTAATACAAAGGGAGATAGAAGAGGGAGCAGAGGTATCTAAATTAGTTCGAAAGGTTGAAAAGGACTTTTTAGATATTATGTCAAAGAGCTATGAAAAGCTAGAACATGGAGGAAGAACTAAGGAGGTTATTGGAGTTTGCCCTAAGTGTCAAGGAGATATAGTAGAGTCTAAAAAAGCTTATAGCTGTTCTTGTGGGTTTATATTTTGGAAAAATGATGCTATATCTTTAAAGAAGTTTCAAGAACTTATAAAGGGAAAAACAATTAGTGTAAAGGGATTAAAGAGCAAGGCTGGGAAAAGCTATAGTGCAAAGATAAAATTAAAAGATGACTATGGTGGCTTTCAAATAGTGGAGTTTTTAAAAAACTAGTGTAGGTGATATAAAGATGGAAAATATAAATAAAGTTTCATTGGAAAAAGTTAAACTAATTGAATTTAATCTTAGTACAAGAATCAAAAAAATTTTTGAGGAAAATAATATTATCTACTTTTCTCAACTGTTAAAAATGAGTATGAGCGATCTATCAAATCTAAATAGAATGGGAAAAAAATCCATTGATGAGTTAATTGAATTTATACAGGTTTTTGTATTTTGGGATGAAAAACTATATGATATATGTCAATATTTTGAGAAAGTGGTAGATGAAAATAACAGTGAAATTGAGATTAAAAGAGAGGATATAAAAAAGATGTTTATTCAATCTTGCGATTTAAACTTATCAAATGAGGAGATTATAAAAAGAATAAAATTTAATTTAAATAAAGATTATTTTGGAGTTAAAATTAGAGATTCTCATTTAAAAAGGTTTGTAGAGGGAGAGAAAAAACGGATGTCTCAAAGACATAGTTTTGGAATAAGGCAGGAGTGGATATTTGAAATAGATTTAATATAATAATATAAAAATTTAAGAGATGACTTCTAAAAAGGTCATCTTTTTTAGTTTGTAAAAATATTTAATTAGACCATATTTTTATTACTCTTGTTTATTGTTGTTTTTTTGTTTATATTGTTATATTGTTGTGTACAAAAAAAAAAATCAAAAAACATATGTTAAGATATTGATTTTTCTATGTTTATGCGATTTTGTCGAATGCAAATTAACAGGATATACTTTACAAACTAACAGGATATATCTATGCAAATTAATAGGATATTTCATACAAACTAACAGGATATAGTTTGCAAATTAATAGGATATATCTTAGGTGATACAAATGAGTAGGATGTTTTTTTTAAAGAAAGTAGTATTTTTTTAATAAAAAATATGTTATTATATAAAAATTCTAAATGAGCAGGACATATTTTTACTAAAAAAGAACGAATATATCCTGTTAATTTGCAGCTAGAAAGGATTGGAATTATGATAAAAAAGAAAGATGATGAATTTTCTGGAATAGAAATAATTGATACTGGAGCTCCTTGTTTTTTAGAGGAGGATATTTATATACCGGAAGATTTAGTTAAAAATAAATCACTTATACGTGTTGATATGAACATAGTACAGTTTCCGATTTTTAGTAAAAATACGAAAAGAAAAAAGAATGAAATAACGACTTATTTTTTTAATAAGAATCGTGACACATATATTACAGTAAAACCATCTCCAGGGGATTTAATTCCAGGTGAAGCAGAAGAAAGAATTTTTATTGCTCTAATGAAAATTATGAAAGAAAAAGGAATGGAGCAAGAGTTTATTGTGTCAGCTTCAGAAATAAGAGATGCAGCTAAAATACATGCAAATAGTTATATTGCAGATATAAAAAAAGCTTTATCTAGACTTTCAGAAACTAGTTATATATTTAAAAATACCATGTATTCAAATGAAATGAATACAATTTTAAAAGAAGAGATTAATACTGCTGTTTTAGAATACAAATCGCTTCAACTAAATGAAATCAAGAACAAAGATATAAAAAAGAAAATTAACGATAAAAGAATAAAAGAAGTTTATATAATTAGAATATCCGATCATTTTTACAAAAATGTTGTTAAAAGGGGATACTTAGTATATGATTCAAATATTTTGCTTGATATAAATGGAGGAATAGCTAGAACTTTGTATATGCTACTGGAAAAAATAAGATTTGAAGAACTCTATATAAAAGAATCTATATTTGCCCTTATAAAAAAAATACCTCTAAAATATGAAAAAAGAAGTTTACCAGTTACAATAAAAACTTTAGAGAAAGCTTTTACTGAACTAAAATCTAAAAATTTAATAAAAGATTTCAGGTTTTTAAAAGAAACAACTTGGTTAGAGGCTGATGTTGAAATATATTTTGATAAAAAGCACAATGAACTTAAACAAGAACGATTTGATGAGGATAATAATCAGTTAAAAAGTATCTATAATACATTAGCTGTAAGTTTTACAGAAAAAAATATAGAGGAAGCTGCACCAGTAACAATAGTAACAGATGATATGATTTTTGAACTATTATCTATAATGCCAACAAAGGCTAAAAATTTAAAATCTATGCCAAAGACTATAAGAGATTCTTTAGAGAAATATGGATATGAAAAAGTAAAAGCAGCGGCAATGTATTTAGCTGTACAAAAAAAATTAACTAGTCCTAGAGCTTATTTTTTAAAAATTCTTGAAAATAATTGGGCTGATGAAATAGTGATTAAAAATAAACTTATAAAAGATAATCAAAGTTTATCAATTGAAAATTCTTCAAATACTGGTGTAAAAGATTATGGTGAGATAGAAAAGTTTTACAGCTCATTATCCACTAAAGATCGAGAGGAGATAGAAAGTAAAGCGTATACTTCATATATTAAAAAATGTGGCCAAGAAAGCAAAATACAACAATTGGCATTTAAAGCTGGGAAAAAACAAATTATATATGACTATATTAAGGATAATGCTAAAGAGAATTTAAATAAACAAAATATTTATATTGAAGAAGCAGAAGTTATCATACCTAAAGAAGATGTGGTATTAAAAAATCAGGAAGAAAATAAACTAAATGAAGTTTTAACAGATATAGTAAAGTTTAATGAATATATAGATAAAAATATAGAGATATATAAAATTGGATTAAAGCTTTCAGAAGATGAAGTATTAAGAATAAAGAAAAATATTTTGATAGAGTTAACACTAAAGTTTATGACTAGCCAATTGTCATTGAGTGATATAAACAACTCAGTTATCAAAAATTTAAGTTAAAAATAAGAAACTCCCTTTTCGTTAATCTAAGGGAGTTTATATATTTTTCTATATTTAAGTTCTATTTACAACCTTTTTTTTTATTTGCAAAACATTTTATTTGACAAAAGTTTATATAAATTATAAAATACAACAAATTAAAATAGTTGCATTTGCAACTAAAATAATAAGGAGTGTGTTTTATGAAATTAAAAGATAAACTCATAGGTATTTCATTATTTATGTTTGGGATAAACTTACAGGCTAATGGAATGCCAAAAGATTGGAACGGACCTGTTATACAAGGACCTCCTTCAGGAGAAGGTATGTTAGGAAAGGGACCTTCTCGTGAAAATATAAAAACTAAATTTATAGATTTAGCTTATGCTACAAAATCAGAAAGACAAAAATTAGATTTATATCTACCAAATAGTGGGAACAAACCATATCCACTTATTATTCATATTCATGGAGGTGCTTTTTTTGGAGGAAATAAATATGATGAACAATTAGTTCCAATGTTTTCTGGATTAGATAGAGGATATGCTGTAGCTTCTATAAATTATAGACTAAGTTCAGAAGCTAAATGGCCAGCTCAAATAAATGATGTAAAAGCGGCTATAAAATACCTAAAAGCTAATGCAGATAAATATAATATTGATTCAAATAAAATAATTCTTTGGGGTGGATCTGCAGGAGGGCATCTTTCAGCACTAGCAGGAGTTTCTCCAACAGTTAAAGAACTTGAAGATCCATCTTTAGGGTATCCAGATATAATTCCAAATGTGGCTGCAGTTGTAGACTGGTTTGGTCCTATTGACTTTCTTGCAATGGATGAGCAATGGAAAATACTAGGAATTAATGGTGAAAAGCACAGTACTCCAGATTCTTTTGAATCATTCTTAATGAGAGAACAGATAACTAAGATTCCAGATTTAGTGAAAACTTCTAATCCTGAAAATTATATAACTAAAGATGCACCTGTATTTTTTATACAACATGGAACTGCCGATAAAATAATTCCAGCTCTACAGGGTAAAAATTTTTCAGATAAGCTTATTTCAGTTATAGGAAAAGAAAAGGTTTTCTTCGAATATTTAGAAGGGGCTAATCATGGACATGAAGAAAAAATGTTCTCAACACAAGAAAATATTGATAAAGTTTTTAAATTTATTGAAGTCCAATTAGATATGAATAAGTGAACTACCACCACCCTAATAAAGGGCGGGGCTTCATAGAAACCATACCTTTACGGCATGATTTATTTTATCAAAAGATTGTAATAATTTCCAGAAAAATTATAACAATCTTTTGATATTCGATTCATCCCTTGCTTGTACGAAGTAGGGGTCCTCTCGAACAAAGATGATAAAAAACGGAGGGCCAAAACCTCCGTTTTTTATTACAAATAAAGTTTCGCTAAAGAAAGGAAGTGTTTTCTTGGGGGGAAATACATTACCTTGTTTTATGATTACGTATTATTTAAGAAAATTCCTTTTTTCTTTAAATAAATTTTAAATTTATTTAAAATTTTTAATGTTCAAATAGGCTATCTTAGGTTTAGCACTTTAAAGGTACTACTACTAAGATAGCTTTGTTTTTTTTATAACATTAAAAACAAAGGATATGAAATAAATAAAAAAATAAAATCTTATTAAAAAAGAAATATATTAATGGTATTATTAATATATAAAGATTAAGTGAAAAATAAGGGAGAAAAAATGAAACTGTTTATAATTGGGTTTTTAGTAGGAATTGTGTTTATGTGCCTTATTGTATTTATTGCATTAAGGTTTATGTACAAAAATCAAAGAAGAATATTAGAACAATCATTTTTGGACTTGGATATAGTTGATGACAAAGTGAAAGAGATTATACATTTAGAAGAGAATAGATTTGTAGATTTGACAAGTTTAAAACAAGATTTTTTAGAAGTATTTGAAGTCTTTAAAAAAATTTTTTTAGATTTAGCTAAAAATATATCTAAAGAGTATAATCCTAGCTCTAAACATCCAGAGTACGAATTAACATTAATAGAACTTTTAGAAATAAATAAAACTACTTCGGAATATTTAATACAAAATTTAAATGAAAAACCATTTGTTATTTTGAAGAATTTAAGAATATCTCAGTTAATAGAAGGAAATGTAAAATTAAATTTAGTTAAAGATTTTTTAGAAAATCATAAATACGGTAAGTTAGTAAAAAGTTCAACAAAACATTTAGATAAAATTTTAGCAGTAAAAAATATCTATAAAATGGTAACTTCTCCAGGAGAGAAAATATTAACAAGTATAGGTATAGAGTGCTCTAAATATGGTTTAAACTATGTTTTAAAGGGAGTTGGAATAAAAGCTTTAGAAAAAGCTGGAAAAGAGTTAAATCTAGTATATTCTGGGAAATATTATAAAGGAGTAAAAGATGAACAAAGATGATGTAGTTATAAGTGAAGAACTAGAAATTAAATTAGAAGCTTTGAACCAAAAGAAAGAAGAAGTAGATAATTTAATATATAAGTATACAGCTGGAGCCACAGTAGTAGGTGGAAGTCCCATACCATTTGCAGATGCTCCTATTTTGATGATGGGACAGATAAAAATGATTAGTTCAATTTTTGAAGCTTATGAGATAGAGTTCAGTCCAACAAAAGAGATGTTATTTTCTTTAATATTAAATAGAATAGTTTCTCAAGGAGCTAAATACGTAGTGAAATATGCTTTGAAAAAATTGGTAGTAGGTGTAGGAACAGCTATAAATGCAGGTATGGCAGGAGCTGTAACTTATACGATGGGAAAGGCAGTTTCTAAGGTGGCATATGAGTTAAAAGAGAGTTCTTTAAAAAGTGGAAAGTTTGAAAAAAATATGAATAAAATAAATAAATTGATAGATGAAAGCATAGCTTTTGCTTTTAAAGAAGCAGAAAGCTTAGGAACAGATTTTTTAAAAAATAAATTTATAAATAAAGATAGAATAGTTGTAAGATAAAACTTTATTGCTAATTATATAATGTGGGGTGAATTAATTTATGAGTATAAAAATGTTAGAAGATAAAGTTTTTACGGAGGAGTTTTTAGGAGAAGTTATTTACTCATACAATAAAAGAGCTAAAAATTATAGAGATATAAAAAGAGAATTAAAAGAAAAAGATAAGAAAATTTCAGCTGAAGATAAAGAGATTGAGTATTATAAAAGAAAATCATTTATGATAAACTTGCTTTGTGAACCTAAAGAGATTCATACAATAAATGGAGAAAGATTTATTTGGGTTGTTTTAGGAAAGAGAGATTTTCATATTTTTCCAAATGAATATTGTGAAGATATAAAGGAATTAAAGCATTTACCTCATAGAATTCTTCATAATTTTGAAACGAAAGGAGCTTCCGAAGAAGTTTTAATTTCAGAAGAAATAGCAGATATTACTTATGAAATTATAAAGAGTTTAGATTTTGAGATTATTGATGAATTAAGTTAAAGAGTACCAGACTTAAGGGTCTGGTATTATCTTTCAAGATTGTGGGAAGATTGCTCAAAAGATACAAATGAACTGCATATTTACCATATAGATGGAATGACCTTTAACAATGAAGCATCTAATTAAAGGTCGTTCACTCTAAAAAACTAATGTATGAGTATGTGTTAGGTGAATTGAAATTTAAAAGGCATTTATAAGGAATTAAAAGAAAGGATCTCTTAGAAATTTGAGATTCTAAAAATAATTTCTTGAATCAGCCACCCTATTCTGCTATAATTATATTATAAACCCAGAAAATTTTTCCGTGGACAGATTAGTGAATCTAAAGATTGCTCTACAACAGATGGATTTAACTAGCTAAATTTTTACTAAATTTCATACTTTAGTAGACAAATTACAATCGTTTTCTATCCTGGCGAGTACAAAAATCATAAAAAATCACTAAAATTTACTAAAAGAAAAACCACTATAAACACTCTACAATTGAGAACTCTATGAGAATTCACGGGGTCAGAATGACAAATTATCCCTGAAAGGGATTAAGCTCACTGTGATTTATTAATATCACTCCAATTGTAGATCTGGTCAGAATGACAAATTATCCCTGAAAGGGATTAAGCGTTTAAGCCTCGTGGGCTATATACTTTGAGCAAACATAGGGTCAGAATGACAAATTATCCCTGAAAGGGATTAAGCGTTATCGACTTTAGATGTAACATAAAAATAGTTATCATAAGGTCAGAATGACAAATTATCCCTGAAAGGGATTAAGACTATTGATGAATTCTACTCATAGTAGCTCCGAAGAACGGTCAGAATGACAAATTATCCCTGAAAGGGATTAAGACTCTGTTGTATTACTACATATAGTAAGTGTGCAACTAGGGTCAGAATGACAAATTATCCCTGAAAGGGATTAAGACATTGTTTCCAAATCTTTCAATTCGTTAAAGTATTTAGAAAGGTCAGAATGACAAATTATCCCTGAAAGGGATTAAGACCGTCCTTAACTGAATTTGATTTTAGATGCAGCTTTTGGTCAGAATGACAAATTATCCCTGAAAGGGATTAAGACATAGAACCTGCTTCTAAGATTCCATCCAAGATTTCTGGTCAGAATGACAAATTATCCCTGAAAGGGATTAAGACCTCGATGTCGCATCATCATCACCTATTCTGGTATAGATAGGGTCAGAATGACAAATTATCCCTGAAAGGGATTAAGACCTCACCTACAGTGGACTCTAAACCCTTCATGTTTTTAGGTCAGAATGACAAATTATCCCTGAAAGGGATTAAGACCTTCTTTAGATTTCTTGAATGAGAAAGAATAGCTTCCATGGTCAGAATGACAAATTATCCCTGAAAGGGATTAAGACGTAGCTCTAAATACTTTGTCTGGTATACGTCTATCGTGGGGTCAGAATGACAAATTATCCCTGAAAGGGATTAAGACATTTCAACACAAATAGTCTTTGTGTTTTGCTTTTTACACTCTGTCAGAATGACAAATTATCCCTGAAAGGGATTAAGACTAGATCCTCCACCAGCTACGATAAATTCTCTAACTGCCGAGTCAGAATGACAAATTATCCCTGAAAGGGATTAAGACGAATGTATACTCGTAATTAAGTCTTCCAGATATAAAGTTTAGTCAGAATGACAAATTATCCCTGAAAGGGATTAAGACCTTTAGCAAAATAAAATCAGATGCTGGGTTCGATAAGGTCAGAATGACAAATTATCCCTGAAAGGGATTAAGACAAAATTGTTATTATCTATTATACTACTATCGCTACCGAGTCAGAATGACAAATTATCCCTGAAAGGGATTAAGACAGACCCTCTTAATAAAGAGAACTACATGAACTTCACAGCATGTCAGAATGACAAATTATCCCTGAAAGGGATTAAGACTTGTGGGTACATGCTCCTTTATCTTTAATGTAACTGGTCCAGGTCAGAATGACAAATTATCCCTGAAAGGGATTAAGACGCTTCTCTTCTTTCTCTTGTGTTCAATAGGATTCTTTTAGGTCAGAATGACAAATTATCCCTGAAAGGGATTAAGACCTTGAAGGTTGTATTTATTGTACACATGTGCAAACACCTGAGTCAGAATGACAAATTATCCCTGAAAGGGATTAAGACTCAGATATTCTTCCATAAGGCATATCTGCTACCGTGGTCAGAATGACAAATTATCCCTGAAAGGGATTAAGACTCTAGGTTCTTAATTCCCTCAAATATAGTGAAAAGAATGTCAGAATGACAAATTATCCCTGAAAGGGATTAAGACGTAGAACTTAAATAAAGATTAAATTCTTTT from Candidatus Cetobacterium colombiensis includes the following:
- a CDS encoding type IA DNA topoisomerase translates to MDLIIAEKKSVAEAIAEALGGFEKSNGYFESDSSILTWASGHLLELKEPQEIDEKFKTWKLLDLPIRIDETWERRPKFYNIGGGLSKEEKERLENSQKVIDRQLGLIERFLLSKMIKKVIHAGDPDSEGQLLIDELIEYFKCEKPVMRVLINDNNANKVRESFKKMESNEKYVPLGKAAYARSLADMYLGVNASRFFTLKANMNEGRVVVGRVKSPVLGLIVNRYLEIKNHVKSNYYILEKSVEVGNEKVKLKLNLVPPKEILSDGKVVDKVLLEGLDKEIKGIQNLLVSKEIVKKEPPLPFNLIELQQYCNKKWSYESDRVMRITQDLRDKYKAITYNRSDCQYLSLEHFKEAPQLMERVFKNLDIKVEKMDYTKVSKCFNDDLVTAHHGIIPTNATVDLKRLTEEERNVYQIICKYYIVQFLEPMTMEKTLGEIRVSNGLILRGTSSKTLNYGYREFLDDRDSEEEKEECSSLSSLDRAEYECEIIDGEILEKETTPKKQYTEASLLKDMTSISKYVKDIKLKEALKNKDKGKKGENGGIGTPATRSTVIKDLFRDRYVELKGKEIVPTELGLKVYEYIADEVKTANVTAEWWLIQREIEEGAEVSKLVRKVEKDFLDIMSKSYEKLEHGGRTKEVIGVCPKCQGDIVESKKAYSCSCGFIFWKNDAISLKKFQELIKGKTISVKGLKSKAGKSYSAKIKLKDDYGGFQIVEFLKN
- a CDS encoding DNA-directed RNA polymerase subunit alpha C-terminal domain-containing protein encodes the protein MENINKVSLEKVKLIEFNLSTRIKKIFEENNIIYFSQLLKMSMSDLSNLNRMGKKSIDELIEFIQVFVFWDEKLYDICQYFEKVVDENNSEIEIKREDIKKMFIQSCDLNLSNEEIIKRIKFNLNKDYFGVKIRDSHLKRFVEGEKKRMSQRHSFGIRQEWIFEIDLI
- a CDS encoding alpha/beta hydrolase; translation: MKLKDKLIGISLFMFGINLQANGMPKDWNGPVIQGPPSGEGMLGKGPSRENIKTKFIDLAYATKSERQKLDLYLPNSGNKPYPLIIHIHGGAFFGGNKYDEQLVPMFSGLDRGYAVASINYRLSSEAKWPAQINDVKAAIKYLKANADKYNIDSNKIILWGGSAGGHLSALAGVSPTVKELEDPSLGYPDIIPNVAAVVDWFGPIDFLAMDEQWKILGINGEKHSTPDSFESFLMREQITKIPDLVKTSNPENYITKDAPVFFIQHGTADKIIPALQGKNFSDKLISVIGKEKVFFEYLEGANHGHEEKMFSTQENIDKVFKFIEVQLDMNK
- a CDS encoding DUF697 domain-containing protein, translating into MNKDDVVISEELEIKLEALNQKKEEVDNLIYKYTAGATVVGGSPIPFADAPILMMGQIKMISSIFEAYEIEFSPTKEMLFSLILNRIVSQGAKYVVKYALKKLVVGVGTAINAGMAGAVTYTMGKAVSKVAYELKESSLKSGKFEKNMNKINKLIDESIAFAFKEAESLGTDFLKNKFINKDRIVVR